The following are encoded together in the Ictidomys tridecemlineatus isolate mIctTri1 chromosome X, mIctTri1.hap1, whole genome shotgun sequence genome:
- the Nbdy gene encoding negative regulator of P-body association: protein MGDQPCASGRSTLPPGNTREAKPPKKRCLLAPRWDYPEGTPNGGSTDLPSAPPPASAGLKSHPLPPEK, encoded by the coding sequence ATGGGGGACCAACCTTGTGCCTCCGGGAGATCCACACTCCCACCCGGGAACACGCGGGAAGCCAAGCCTCCCAAAAAGCGCTGCCTTCTTGCTCCGCGGTGGGATTATCCGGAAGGAACTCCCAACGGCGGTAGTACCGATCTTCCCTCCGCACCTCCTCCCGCATCTGCCGGCCTGAAGTCGCACCCTCTTCCTCCGGAGAAGTAG